Proteins encoded together in one Solanum lycopersicum chromosome 7, SLM_r2.1 window:
- the LOC138337235 gene encoding 3-hydroxyisobutyryl-CoA hydrolase-like protein 5, with protein sequence MAIISIPSSTTMFPMPQQVLRQNKEVVMAEEMGCARMLTLNRPDNLNYISAKVALALGQNFEKYENDDNADFVIIKGAGRTFSAGGDLHMFYDGRNTRDSGIECIYRMYWLCYHIHTYKKPHIALVHGMSVGGGASLMTPMKFSVVTEKAFSSTPEINIGFHPDCGFSYMLPRLPGRLGEYVGLTGEKLRGKEIVAAGLATHFVPSQKLFQLEKRLVSLKNGDEDTIRSVINEFSSNIHIDERSILNKLSIINECFSKNSVEEIIESFEAEGSRKGNDWIMPVLKRLKRASPTSLKITLRSIREGRTQTISECLRREFRISMNIQRAIISGDFYEGIRAQVIDKDKSPKWNPSTLDKVHDDQLDLIFKPFEDHDMELQIPVDEEELYRWRGKYE encoded by the exons ATGGCAATAATATCTATTCCTAGTAGCACCACAATGTTTCCAATGCCTCAACAAGTATTGAGACAAAATAAAGAG GTTGTTATGGCTGAGGAAATGGGTTGCGCTAGAATGCTCACCTTGAATCGGCctgataatttaaattatatatcagCCAAAGTg gcATTAGCACTCGGGCAGAACTTTGAGAAATATGAGAATGATGATAATGCTGATTTTGTAATCATCAAG GGGGCTGGTCGTACTTTTTCTGCTGGTGGAGACTTACATATGTTCTATGATGGACGAAACACaa GGGATTCTGGCATTGAATGTATTTATAGAATGTATTGGctttgctaccacattcatactTACAAGAAACCGCATATTGCTCTTGTTCATGGAATGTCAGTGGGTGGGGGTGCATCCTTGATGACTCCAATGAAATTCTCTGTTGTCACTGAGAAAGCG TTTAGTTCTACTCCTGAAATAAATATAGGGTTCCATCCAGACTGTGGCTTCTCATATATGCTTCCGCGTCTTCCAGGCCGACTAG GGGAATACGTGGGCTTAACAGGAGAAAAACTAAGGGGTAAAGAAATTGTTGCTGCTGGACTAGCCACTCATTTTGTTCCTTCACAG AAATTATTTCAGTTGGAGAAGCGTTTGGTGAGCCTTAAAAATGGAGATGAGGATACAATTAGATCAGTCATCAATGAATTTTCCTCAAATATTCACATTGATGAAAGAAGTATCTTGAACAA GTTGTCCATAATCAATGAGTGTTTCTCCAAGAATTCTGTGGAGGAAATTATCGAGTCATTT GAAGCTGAGGGAAGCAGAAAAGGAAATGATTGGATTATGCCAGTACTTAAAAGACTAAAGAGAGCATCTCCAAcatcattaaaaataacattgaGATCG ATACGAGAAGGAAGAACACAAACTATATCTGAATGTTTGAGGAGAGAATTTAGAATTTCAATGAACATACAACGAGCCATAATATCTGGTGACTTTTATGAG GGCATAAGGGCTCAGGTAATTGATAAGGATAAGTCTCCAAAG TGGAACCCTTCAACTCTTGACAAAGTGCATGATGATCAACTTGACTTAATCTTCAAGCCATTTGAAGATCATGACATGGAACTTCAAATTCCTGTTGATGAAGAAGAATTATACAG GTGGAGaggaaaatatgaataa